A region from the Benincasa hispida cultivar B227 chromosome 12, ASM972705v1, whole genome shotgun sequence genome encodes:
- the LOC120068082 gene encoding importin subunit alpha-1-like — protein MSLRPTARTEVRRNRYKVSVDAEEGRRRREDNMVEIRKSKREESLQKKRREGLQAQQFPSAVHTSTVEKKLESLPSMVAGVWSDNSSLQLEATTQFRKLLSIERSPPIEEVIQSGVVPRFVEFLVREDFPQLQFEAAWALTNIASGTSEHTKVVIDHGAVPIFVKLLASPSDDVREQAVWALGNVAGDSPTCRDLVLHHGALIPLLSQLNEHAKLSMLRNATWTLSNFCRGKPQPPFDQVKPALPALERLVHSNDEEVLTDACWALSYLSDGTNDKIQAVIEAGVCGRLVQLLLHPSPSVLIPALRTVGNIVTGDDIQTQCIINDGALPCLLSLLTHNHKKSIKKEACWTISNITAGNKEQIQAVIEAGLIPPLVNLLQNAEFDIKKEAAWAISNATSGGTHEQIKYLVSQGCIKPLCDLLVCPDPRIVTVCLEGLENILKVGEAEKNLGTNGDVNLYAQMIDDAEGLEKIENLQSHDNHEIYEKAVKILETYWLEEEDEALPTTDGGAQPGFRFGGNELPVPSGGFNFS, from the exons ATGTCGTTGAGGCCGACTGCAAGAACCGAGGTTCGTCGGAACCGTTATAAGGTCTCCGTCGATGCCGAAGAGGGCCGACGCCGGCGAGAGGATAACATGGTCGAGATCAGGAAGAGTAAACGCGAAGAGAGTCTTCAGAAGAAGCGTAGGGAAGGCCTTCAAGCACAGCAGTTTCCATCTGCCGTCCACACTTCCACTGTCGAGAAGAAG TTAGAGAGCCTTCCGTCTATGGTTGCGGGGGTATGGTCTGATAATAGCAGTCTTCAGCTGGAGGCGACAACTCAGTTTCGGAAATTGCTTTCGATTG AACGAAGCCCTCCCATTGAGGAAGTGATTCAATCTGGAGTTGTTCCGCGTTTTGTAGAATTTCTTGTGAGGGAGGATTTTCCTCAACTTCAG TTTGAGGCTGCTTGGGCTCTCACGAACATTGCATCTGGAACCTCAGAACACACGAAGGTTGTTATTGATCATGGTGCAGTACCAATTTTTGTTAAGCTACTTGCTTCTCCTAGTGATGATGTCCGAGAGCAG GCTGTTTGGGCCTTGGGCAATGTTGCTGGAGATTCCCCTACATGCCGTGATCTTGTTCTCCACCACGGAGCTTTGATTCCACTTCTTTCTCAGTTGAATGAGCATGCTAAGCTTTCTATGTTGAGAAATGCAACTTGGACACTTTCTAACTTCTGCAGGGGCAAGCCACAACCTCCATTTGACCAG GTAAAGCCAGCTCTTCCAGCTCTTGAGCGCCTAGTTCACTCAAATGATGAAGAGGTTCTTACAGATGCCTGCTGGGCACTGTCTTATCTATCTGATGGTACTAATGACAAAATCCAAGCCGTGATCGAGGCAGGGGTGTGCGGACGACTTGTACAGCTCCTATT ACATCCTTCACCATCAGTCCTCATTCCTGCCCTTCGCACAGTTGGGAATATTGTGACTGGAGACGACATTCAAACTCAG TGTATAATTAATGATGGTGCGCTTCCATGCCTTCTGAGCTTATTGACTCACAATCATAAAAAGAGTATCAAGAAAGAAGCTTGCTGGACGATATCTAACATTACTGCTGGAAACAAGGAACAAATCCAG GCTGTCATTGAAGCTGGTTTAATACCTCCACTTGTCAATTTGCTTCAAAATGCTGAGTTCGATATAAAAAAAGAGGCTGCATGGGCAATTTCGAATGCAACATCCGGTGGCACTCATGAGCAAATTAA GTACCTTGTCAGTCAAGGGTGCATCAAACCATTGTGCGATCTTCTTGTATGCCCAGATCCAAGGATTGTTACAGTCTGTTTAGAGGGGCTAGAGAACATTTTGAAGGTCGGAGAAGCCGAAAAGAATCTGGGTACCAATGGAGACGTTAATCTATATGCACAAATGATTGATGATGCTGAGGGTTTAGAAAAGATTGAAAATCTCCAGAGTCACGACAACCATGAGATTTATGAGAAGGCTGTCAAAATACTCGAGACGTATTGGTTGGAGGAAGAGGACGAGGCATTGCCCACAACTGATGGTGGGGCTCAGCCTGGTTTCCGCTTCGGAGGAAACGAACTTCCAGTTCCTTCTGGTGGATTCAACTTTAGTTGA